The sequence below is a genomic window from Lelliottia sp. JS-SCA-14.
CGGCCACGTCTTCTGGCGTCACCAGCGCGTTCGGCGTGACGGAAGTCATCCCTGCATTGACCAGCGACGGAGTGTTTGGCATGGCGCGGACAATTTTGCGATCGTGGCCGAGAGCGCGTGCGAGCTGATCGAGGGTCACACCCGCGGCGATGGAGACCACCAGGGTCTCTTTGTTCAGGCTGGAAGTGATGTCGCTCAGAACCTTGATCATGATGTTAGGTTTAACGGCGCCAAAGACGATATCCGCAATCTGGGCAACTTCCTGTGCGCTTTCGGCAGCGTTAATTCCGTATTCATCACGCAGCGCGGCGACTTTATCCGGTGACGGGGTGTAGACCCAAATCTGCCCTGGCAACACCTGGCCGCTGGCGATCAGACCGCCGAGAATGGCTTTTCCCATATTGCCGCAGCCGATAAAACCGATTTTTTTGTCCATCACGTCTCTCCGTTATGATGCGTTGTGAGTTCTGATTTATAGCTTAACAACGAAAAG
It includes:
- the proC gene encoding pyrroline-5-carboxylate reductase — its product is MDKKIGFIGCGNMGKAILGGLIASGQVLPGQIWVYTPSPDKVAALRDEYGINAAESAQEVAQIADIVFGAVKPNIMIKVLSDITSSLNKETLVVSIAAGVTLDQLARALGHDRKIVRAMPNTPSLVNAGMTSVTPNALVTPEDVADVLNIFRCFGEAEVIAEAMIHPVVGVSGSAPAYVFMFIEAMADAAVLGGMPRAQAYKFAAQAVMGSAKMVLETGKHPGELKDMVCSPGGTTIEAVRVLEERGFRSAVIEAMNKCMEKSEQLSKS